One Bifidobacteriaceae bacterium genomic window, CCCCGCGTCGGTACTGAAAGAGGAAACAGTCAATGCGGAGGACAACGATCTTTCCATTCCGTGGCTGCCCGATAGTCTGGAAGAGGTCAGGCGCGTCGGCTACGGCATATCACCTCCCGAGGACCTTGGGGAATTCGAAGAGGCCATCACCTCAGAGGCGGATGCCTCGAACACCGAATACCGGGACGGCCTGTCTCCCGATGCCCAGCGCGAGTACGACCTGGCTCTCGGCGGGTATCACGGCTTTGAGGGGGCGGCCAACCCCGACACGGAAGCCTGTTGGCCATCGGCGGCTGCGCGATTTCCGGAGACCGAACAGTGGGTGGTCGAGCCATCTTTGCTAGCGGGGTGGCCAGAGGCGATAGATAACATGGTTGCCGCCTTAGCTACCGAAGCAGCGTTTGACGGCTCGGAAACCACATACGGCGCGTACGCGATTGTGCGCGATCCCCGTTTGAAGGAGTTGAATAGCCGCTATTCTGAATGTGTGAAGTCCGCCGCCGGAGGCGGCTGGAATGCGAGTTGGGTGGATGACGTTGAGGACCCGATCCACGCAGCTATTCAGACGGCGCCGGACGGGTCCGAATTCGACTGGCAAGAGGGCGTTGCCGCCATGGACGCAACCGACATTCCGATCGAGTACAGGTCGTTGGTCGGGTCACAGGTGGAGATCGACATCGCGGTGGTCGACTTCGAGTGCCGCCAGGAAACGGACTACGTCCACCAGTACGCACAGATTCTCGCTGACGCTGAGACCCGGTACATTGAGGACCACAAGGCCGAACTGGAGGCGATGATGGCGGCCATAGACCGCATCATCAGCGGCATCTGACCGGGCCGGCGGAGGTGCGTTCCAGGCATTGCGGCCAGATTCGCTGGCTCAGGTGCAGACCCGCACTCGCGAGCGGCCTCGTTAGCCCACGCCGCCTTGGCTGTCCCAGAACGCGTGGTTGGCGGAGGTTATTTGGTCCCAGAGCGCGGCTAGTTCGGGGGTCCAGTCCGGTGAGCCCTGTTGCGGCAACGCCTCGCCGCGCCAACCGGGCGCGTCGAGCTTGATCTCCGGGTCGAACACCCCCTGGGCCGGGTCGTAGTCTGCTTCGCGTTGGGCGGCGGCATCGGCCTCGTGGGCCTCCACGTCGAAGTTGGGGCAGGCTTCCAGGGCCGAATGCAGTTCGTCGGGCGAGATTCTGGGGTCGAGCAACGCCGCGGGCCGGGTGGCCCAGGCGTCGGCCACCGGGGGCTCGGGGTCGGTGACGGTCAGCCCTTGCGTGCGGGCGCAACTTGCCCAGGCCAGGGTGGCCTCGACGATGGCCGCCTTTTCCGCCAGCTCCTCGTCTTTGTCGACCGGCGGTCCGGGCAGGGTGTACCCAGTGGCGGCGAGGCACGCCGCCCACACCTCGCTGTGGTCCGCGTCGCCGATCCTGAGCGCGTCACCCTCAAGGGCCTGGTCGGCGTACTCCTTCCTTTGCTCCAGGTTCAAGTCCGGGTCGCCGTCCTCGGGCATTCCGAGCACGCAACTGGTGAACTCTCCGGCGAAGCAAGCCTGGTACGGCTCGTCGGTGATCAACTCCACCTGCGGCACGCCGTCGAACTCGCGGGGCTCCGCCTTGGCGGGCAGGCCCGCGTCCGTCAGGCATTCCGCCATGGCTTCAGCCGGGTTGGGAAGCTCCGGCGCCTCGACCGCCGGGCTGCGCTCAACCTGCCCGCGGCTGGCGGTCGGCAGCGTGGCGACTTCCTCTCCCTGCGTCTCACACGCGGCCACCCCCAAGACCAGCGTCAGCAACCCAACCCATGCGATCCAGCGCCAAGCGCTCATGTCCAATCCCCTCCTTGTGGACCAATGGTAGGGGGAGCGGCATCGTGCCCCGTCCTACCGGGCCAAGCGCGAGCCCCGCCAGCGCGTCGACCCCGCCCCGACAGCTGTCTGCCACGTTTCACGGCCTAACCGTCCCACATTATCCGGCCTAGAACTGCCACATTTGCCGGCGTCGAAGCTCCACATTTCCCGGCCTAGTCGGTACGAACCCTCGCCAAGGCCCTGCGACCGGTGGCGCCCAAGATCACCCCGGAGACGGTCGGCGAATACCTCAAGCTGCTGGGCCGGTTGTTTGTGGTCGAAGCCCAAGGGGCGTGGGCGCCGGCGCCGCGCTCGCGGGCCGTGCTGCGCACGTCTCCCAAACTGCATTTGGCGGATTTCGCCTTAGCGGCCGTCTTGCTCGGCACCGAGGAGTCCCGCTTGGAGCGCGACCTTGCCACTTTGGGCACTTTGTTCGAAAGCGCCGCCGTCCACGGTTTGATGGTTTTCGCGGCTCGGCTTCGGCGGCGGGGCAGCTTCCGGCTTGGGCAAGTCGCCTACACTGAGGCTATGGGGCAAGAGCAAGCCGTCGCGACGTGGGTCTTCGTCATGCTCACTGCCATGCGGAAGCATTTGGGGCTGTCGGTCGCCGAGTTCGTCCCACTGGTTGATCGCTACGCCCTGATCCGCTTTCTTTACGACAACCACGAGTTGCTCCACTATTACGGAAACGAACATGTGGTGGCGGAGTTGTCGCGCCACGCCGGCGAGCAGGGGGCCATCCTTGAGCCAATTGCCTGAGGCGCTGTACCACGGCTCGGACAGCCGGGTCGAGGACGTGAGCCTCGACCGCGGGGTCCCGAACAAGGACTTCGGCCGGGGTTTTTACACGACAGCGGCAGCGTGGCAGGCGGAGCGGTTTGCGATCCTTAAGGCCCGACGTGCGGGTCTTGGTTTCGGGTGGGTGAGCGTCTTCGATTTGAAGGA contains:
- a CDS encoding DUF3791 domain-containing protein, which translates into the protein MAPKITPETVGEYLKLLGRLFVVEAQGAWAPAPRSRAVLRTSPKLHLADFALAAVLLGTEESRLERDLATLGTLFESAAVHGLMVFAARLRRRGSFRLGQVAYTEAMGQEQAVATWVFVMLTAMRKHLGLSVAEFVPLVDRYALIRFLYDNHELLHYYGNEHVVAELSRHAGEQGAILEPIA